A stretch of the Takifugu flavidus isolate HTHZ2018 chromosome 1, ASM371156v2, whole genome shotgun sequence genome encodes the following:
- the ngfrb gene encoding nerve growth factor receptor b isoform X1, which produces MKPAFELLILAAVGALANKENCLSGQYTTSGECCQQCQPGEGVVTPCGDTQTECAPCLDSETFSQNFSHTDECQPCTICTGLLVMKTPCTDSNDATCTCKYGYYMNTLSQRCEPCTMCLEGHGMVFSCELDHDTFCEECEEGTYSDQESLRDPCIPCTSCDDSSVIHPCTPVTDAVCEVTGDDPSVPYTTFSMQPSDDNLTEEIYPEVTTPTATTTTTTTTTTINGNSKTPIYNELNDKLIPIYCSILAAVVVGLVAFIIFKRWNSCKQNKQGANNCTTIQNQTPSPEEEKLHSDSGISVNSQSQQEQQVQTQTGNIFVTIDEDPCPLPLHTREKVEKLLFRGGEADGQTEDSDWCSLAGLLGYEEERIAAFRQEEHPVCALLSDWGGKDSASIDTLCTALRKINRDDVAQSLVLSPNPKPTATSVV; this is translated from the exons ATGAAGCCCGCGTTCGAACTGTTGATACTTGCAGCG GTTGGTGCTCTGGCCAACAAGGAGAACTGTTTGTCAGGCCAGTATACAACCAGCGGCGAGTGTTGTCAGCAATGCCAGCCCGGCGAGGGTGTCGTCACACCATGCGGAGACACACAGACTGAGTGCGCCCCCTGCCTGGACA GTGAAACGTTCTCACAAAACTTTAGCCACACAGATGAGTGTCAGCCCTGCACAATATGCACGGGTCTCCTCGTCATGAAAACGCCGTGCACCGACTCCAACGACGCCACATGCACTTGCAAGTATGGCTACTACATGAACACTCTGTCACAGCGGTGTGAGCCCTGCACCATGTGCCTCGAAGGCCACGGCATGGTGTTTAGCTGTGAGTTGGACCACGACACGTTTTgtgaggagtgtgaggagggCACGTACTCGGACCAGGAAAGCTTGCGGGACCCCTGTATCCCCTGCACCAGCTGCGATGACAGCAGCGTCATACATCCCTGCACCCCGGTGACGGATGCAGTTTGTGAGG TCACTGGTGACGACCCCTCAGTGCCTTACACAACCTTCTCTATGCAACCCTCTGATGACAATTTAACAGAGGAAATCTACCCTGAAGTTACCACACCaactgccaccaccaccaccacaaccacaaccaccaccattAACGGGAATTCCAAGACGCCAATTTACAATGAGCTGAATGACAAACTCATTCCCATCTACTGCTCCATCCTGGCAGCGGTTGTGGTTGGCCTTGTGGCCTTCATTATCTTCAAaag ATGGAATAGCTGTAAGCAGAACAAGCAAGGAGCTAACAACTGCACGACCATCCAGAACCAAACGCCATCCCcggaggaagagaagctgcaCAGCGACAGTGGGATTTCTGTCAACAGCCAAagtcagcaggagcagcaggtccAAACGCAGACAGGCAACATCT TCGTCACCATAGACGAGGATCCTTGTCCGCTGCCTCTTCACACCAGAGAAAAAGTGGAGAAGCTGCTGTTCAGGGGGGGTGAAGCGGACGGCCAGACGGAGGACAGCGACTGGTGCAGCTTGGCGGGTCTCCTGGGATACGAGGAGGAGCGGATCGCCGCCTTCCGTCAAGAAGAGCATCCTGTCTGTGCGCTGCTGTCCGACTGGGGTGGCAAGGACAGCGCCAGCATCGATACCCTCTGCACGGCGCTGCGGAAGATCAACCGCGATGACGTCGCCCAAAGCCTGGTTCTGAGCCCGAATCCAAAGCCGACTGCCACCTCTGTTGTGTGA
- the ngfrb gene encoding nerve growth factor receptor b isoform X2, which translates to MKPAFELLILAAVGALANKENCLSGQYTTSGECCQQCQPGEGVVTPCGDTQTECAPCLDSETFSQNFSHTDECQPCTICTGLLVMKTPCTDSNDATCTCKYGYYMNTLSQRCEPCTMCLEGHGMVFSCELDHDTFCEECEEGTYSDQESLRDPCIPCTSCDDSSVIHPCTPVTDAVCEVPYTTFSMQPSDDNLTEEIYPEVTTPTATTTTTTTTTTINGNSKTPIYNELNDKLIPIYCSILAAVVVGLVAFIIFKRWNSCKQNKQGANNCTTIQNQTPSPEEEKLHSDSGISVNSQSQQEQQVQTQTGNIFVTIDEDPCPLPLHTREKVEKLLFRGGEADGQTEDSDWCSLAGLLGYEEERIAAFRQEEHPVCALLSDWGGKDSASIDTLCTALRKINRDDVAQSLVLSPNPKPTATSVV; encoded by the exons ATGAAGCCCGCGTTCGAACTGTTGATACTTGCAGCG GTTGGTGCTCTGGCCAACAAGGAGAACTGTTTGTCAGGCCAGTATACAACCAGCGGCGAGTGTTGTCAGCAATGCCAGCCCGGCGAGGGTGTCGTCACACCATGCGGAGACACACAGACTGAGTGCGCCCCCTGCCTGGACA GTGAAACGTTCTCACAAAACTTTAGCCACACAGATGAGTGTCAGCCCTGCACAATATGCACGGGTCTCCTCGTCATGAAAACGCCGTGCACCGACTCCAACGACGCCACATGCACTTGCAAGTATGGCTACTACATGAACACTCTGTCACAGCGGTGTGAGCCCTGCACCATGTGCCTCGAAGGCCACGGCATGGTGTTTAGCTGTGAGTTGGACCACGACACGTTTTgtgaggagtgtgaggagggCACGTACTCGGACCAGGAAAGCTTGCGGGACCCCTGTATCCCCTGCACCAGCTGCGATGACAGCAGCGTCATACATCCCTGCACCCCGGTGACGGATGCAGTTTGTGAGG TGCCTTACACAACCTTCTCTATGCAACCCTCTGATGACAATTTAACAGAGGAAATCTACCCTGAAGTTACCACACCaactgccaccaccaccaccacaaccacaaccaccaccattAACGGGAATTCCAAGACGCCAATTTACAATGAGCTGAATGACAAACTCATTCCCATCTACTGCTCCATCCTGGCAGCGGTTGTGGTTGGCCTTGTGGCCTTCATTATCTTCAAaag ATGGAATAGCTGTAAGCAGAACAAGCAAGGAGCTAACAACTGCACGACCATCCAGAACCAAACGCCATCCCcggaggaagagaagctgcaCAGCGACAGTGGGATTTCTGTCAACAGCCAAagtcagcaggagcagcaggtccAAACGCAGACAGGCAACATCT TCGTCACCATAGACGAGGATCCTTGTCCGCTGCCTCTTCACACCAGAGAAAAAGTGGAGAAGCTGCTGTTCAGGGGGGGTGAAGCGGACGGCCAGACGGAGGACAGCGACTGGTGCAGCTTGGCGGGTCTCCTGGGATACGAGGAGGAGCGGATCGCCGCCTTCCGTCAAGAAGAGCATCCTGTCTGTGCGCTGCTGTCCGACTGGGGTGGCAAGGACAGCGCCAGCATCGATACCCTCTGCACGGCGCTGCGGAAGATCAACCGCGATGACGTCGCCCAAAGCCTGGTTCTGAGCCCGAATCCAAAGCCGACTGCCACCTCTGTTGTGTGA